One segment of Streptomyces roseifaciens DNA contains the following:
- the rsmD gene encoding 16S rRNA (guanine(966)-N(2))-methyltransferase RsmD, with protein MTRVIAGIAGGRRLAVPPGTGTRPTSDRAREGLFSTLESLLGTLHGTRVLDLYGGSGAVGLEALSRGAAHVLLVEADARATRTIRENVRTLGLPGAEVRSGKAEQIVAGPPPAAPYDVVFLDPPYAVTDEALREILLTLRAGGWLADEALATVERSTRGGEFPWPDGFEALRARRYGEGTLWYGRAASTCAEETSPRAS; from the coding sequence ATGACCCGCGTGATCGCCGGCATCGCCGGCGGACGCCGCCTGGCCGTGCCGCCCGGCACCGGCACCCGCCCGACCTCAGACCGGGCGCGCGAGGGCCTGTTCTCCACCCTGGAGTCCCTGCTGGGCACCCTCCACGGCACCCGCGTCCTGGACCTGTACGGGGGCTCGGGCGCGGTCGGCCTGGAGGCCCTCTCGCGCGGCGCCGCGCACGTCCTGCTGGTGGAGGCCGACGCCCGCGCGACGCGCACCATCCGGGAGAACGTCCGCACGCTCGGGCTGCCCGGAGCCGAGGTCCGCTCCGGCAAGGCCGAGCAGATCGTGGCGGGCCCGCCCCCCGCGGCCCCGTACGACGTGGTCTTCCTCGACCCGCCCTACGCCGTCACCGACGAGGCGCTCCGCGAGATTCTCCTCACACTCCGTGCCGGGGGGTGGCTTGCGGACGAGGCGCTGGCCACCGTGGAGCGCAGCACCAGAGGCGGGGAATTCCCCTGGCCGGACGGTTTCGAGGCACTGAGGGCCCGTCGCTACGGCGAGGGGACGCTTTGGTACGGTCGCGCCGCCTCGACGTGCGCCGAAGAGACTTCTCCCCGCGCGTCATGA
- the coaD gene encoding pantetheine-phosphate adenylyltransferase → MRRAVCPGSFDPVTNGHLDIIARASRLYDVVHVAVMINQSKKGLFTVDERIDLLRRVTAEYGNVKVESFHGLLVDFCKQRDIPAIVKGLRAVSDFDYELQMAQMNNGLSGVETLFVPTNPTYSFLSSSLVKEVAAWGGDVSHLVPPLVLEALTERLGER, encoded by the coding sequence TTGCGCCGCGCCGTCTGTCCGGGGTCGTTCGACCCCGTCACCAATGGACACCTCGACATCATCGCCCGCGCTTCCAGGCTGTACGACGTCGTCCACGTCGCAGTGATGATCAACCAGTCGAAGAAGGGCCTGTTCACGGTCGACGAGCGGATAGACCTGCTCCGCCGGGTCACCGCCGAGTACGGCAACGTGAAGGTGGAGTCCTTCCACGGCCTCCTCGTCGACTTCTGCAAGCAGCGTGACATCCCCGCCATCGTCAAGGGCCTGCGGGCGGTCAGCGACTTCGACTACGAGCTGCAGATGGCCCAGATGAACAACGGGCTCTCGGGCGTCGAGACCCTGTTCGTCCCGACCAACCCGACGTACAGCTTCCTGTCGTCCAGCCTGGTCAAGGAGGTCGCAGCCTGGGGCGGCGACGTCTCCCACCTGGTCCCGCCGCTGGTGCTGGAGGCGCTCACCGAACGGCTCGGCGAGCGCTGA
- a CDS encoding ATP synthase F0 subunit B, with protein sequence MDVQKKLDEIVTTVTGARSMPMSASCVVNRAELLALLEELRAGLPGSLARAQELIGDREQLVAEAREEAERIIESARAHRGSLISDTEVARQSQEEADRILAEARRQAEEIRAEADDYVDSKLANFEVVLTKTIGSVGRGREKLLGRADGGGGYGGPDGDADAPEPSSDPRVQRQQADAYVDAKLGAVSAVLSKTLEAVGRGREKLLGARPADELGAHMAAQDGFHAARPTSDADFLAGLAVPQAAASPEPAAAPHAPPHAAPHAGYDGYYEPQGYGADPYVYQQQYEADGSHGQHADPYAVQGGYQQADPYAWPSPAPGDGYGSQGGYVPQQHQPAQHQSAQHQPGEHQPAPGRPQAGGALDETSLFDTSMIDLEQLRRYEQGR encoded by the coding sequence GTGGACGTCCAGAAGAAGCTCGACGAGATCGTCACGACCGTCACCGGCGCCCGGTCCATGCCGATGTCCGCCTCCTGCGTGGTCAACCGCGCCGAGCTGCTCGCCCTGCTCGAGGAGCTCCGCGCCGGGCTGCCCGGCTCGCTCGCCCGTGCGCAGGAGCTCATCGGCGACCGCGAGCAGCTGGTCGCCGAGGCCCGTGAGGAGGCCGAGCGGATCATCGAGTCGGCGCGCGCCCACCGCGGATCGCTGATCTCCGACACCGAGGTCGCCCGGCAGTCCCAGGAGGAGGCCGACAGGATCCTCGCCGAGGCCCGCCGGCAGGCCGAGGAGATCCGCGCCGAGGCCGACGACTACGTCGACAGCAAGCTCGCCAACTTCGAGGTCGTCCTCACCAAGACCATCGGCTCCGTCGGCCGGGGCCGCGAGAAGCTGCTGGGCCGCGCGGACGGGGGCGGCGGCTACGGGGGGCCGGACGGAGACGCGGACGCCCCGGAGCCCAGCTCCGACCCCCGTGTCCAGCGTCAGCAGGCCGACGCCTACGTCGACGCGAAGCTCGGCGCCGTCTCGGCGGTCCTGAGCAAGACCCTGGAGGCCGTCGGCCGCGGCCGCGAGAAGCTCCTCGGCGCCCGCCCGGCCGACGAGCTGGGCGCCCACATGGCCGCCCAGGACGGCTTCCACGCCGCCCGCCCCACCAGCGACGCCGACTTCCTCGCGGGACTGGCCGTGCCCCAGGCGGCGGCCTCCCCGGAGCCCGCCGCCGCGCCCCATGCGCCGCCCCACGCAGCGCCCCACGCGGGTTACGACGGCTACTACGAGCCGCAGGGCTACGGAGCCGATCCGTACGTCTACCAGCAGCAGTACGAGGCGGACGGCTCCCACGGGCAGCATGCCGACCCGTACGCGGTCCAGGGCGGCTATCAGCAGGCCGACCCGTACGCCTGGCCCTCCCCGGCCCCGGGCGACGGCTACGGCTCCCAGGGCGGCTACGTGCCCCAGCAGCACCAGCCTGCACAGCACCAGTCCGCTCAGCACCAGCCTGGAGAGCACCAGCCCGCACCGGGCCGGCCCCAGGCGGGCGGAGCACTGGACGAGACGAGCCTCTTCGACACGTCGATGATCGACCTGGAGCAGCTCCGCCGTTACGAACAGGGCCGCTGA
- a CDS encoding YceD family protein: MFDTRELGRRPGALKRVSRSVPAPDHLGIEVISVAEGATVELDLRLESVMEGVLVTGTARAPLTGECVRCLEPLERELEVDFQEMYSYPDADDRSRPADTGDDAEEDEEDMLFLEADLFDLEPVLRDAVVLALPLQPVCQDDCPGLCSECGARLADDPDHHHETVDIRWAALQGLAGSDQDGEKDNAPRSVGDDSQEK; encoded by the coding sequence GTGTTCGACACACGCGAGCTGGGTCGGCGTCCCGGTGCGCTGAAGAGGGTCTCCCGCTCCGTACCGGCCCCCGATCACCTCGGTATCGAGGTCATCTCCGTGGCCGAGGGCGCGACCGTCGAGCTCGACCTCCGACTGGAGTCGGTCATGGAAGGGGTGCTTGTCACAGGCACCGCCCGTGCACCGCTCACCGGGGAGTGCGTAAGGTGTCTGGAGCCGCTCGAGCGTGAGCTCGAAGTGGACTTCCAGGAGATGTACTCCTACCCCGACGCCGATGACCGGAGCCGCCCCGCGGATACCGGCGACGACGCCGAGGAAGACGAAGAGGACATGCTCTTTCTCGAGGCCGACTTGTTCGACCTCGAACCCGTGCTGCGTGACGCGGTGGTGCTCGCACTGCCGCTGCAGCCGGTGTGCCAGGACGACTGCCCCGGCCTGTGCTCCGAGTGCGGAGCGCGGCTGGCGGACGACCCGGACCACCACCACGAGACCGTCGACATTCGTTGGGCGGCACTGCAGGGACTCGCCGGTTCCGACCAGGACGGCGAGAAGGACAACGCACCCCGCTCCGTCGGGGATGACTCACAGGAGAAGTAG
- the rpmF gene encoding 50S ribosomal protein L32, whose product MAVPKRKMSRSNTRHRRSQWKAAVTPLVACERCHEPKQQHIACPSCGTYNKRQVLEV is encoded by the coding sequence GTGGCTGTTCCGAAGCGGAAGATGTCGCGCAGCAACACGCGCCACCGCCGGTCGCAGTGGAAGGCTGCGGTCACCCCCCTGGTGGCGTGCGAGCGCTGCCACGAGCCGAAGCAGCAGCACATCGCGTGCCCGAGCTGCGGCACCTACAACAAGCGCCAGGTCCTCGAGGTCTGA
- the rnc gene encoding ribonuclease III, producing MSDATTPKRAPADTASSHTLLEGRLGYRLETALLVRALTHRSYAYENGGLPTNERLEFLGDSVLGLVVTDTLYRIHPDLPEGQLAKLRAAVVNSRALAEVGRGLDLGSFIRLGRGEEGTGGRNKASILADTLEAVIGAVYLDQGLEAAAELVHRLFDPLIEKSSNLGAGLDWKTSLQELTATEGLGVPEYLVSETGPDHEKTFTAAARVGGVAYGTGTGRSKKEAEQQAAEAAWRAIHEAAEARAAAAEKAEATQKAEAVDKAEAGKAEAAEQTGVETTEADAAS from the coding sequence ATGTCAGACGCCACTACGCCGAAGAGGGCGCCGGCGGACACGGCCTCGTCTCACACGCTTCTGGAAGGGCGGCTCGGGTACAGACTCGAGACCGCCCTTCTGGTGCGTGCGCTGACCCACCGTTCCTACGCGTACGAGAACGGCGGTCTGCCGACCAACGAGCGCCTGGAGTTCCTCGGGGACTCCGTCCTGGGCCTCGTGGTCACGGACACGCTGTACCGCATCCACCCCGACCTGCCCGAGGGCCAGCTGGCCAAGCTGCGGGCCGCGGTGGTCAACTCCCGTGCACTGGCGGAGGTGGGCCGTGGGCTCGACCTCGGCTCCTTCATCCGGCTCGGCCGCGGTGAAGAAGGCACGGGCGGCCGCAACAAGGCGTCCATCCTCGCGGACACCCTTGAAGCGGTGATCGGTGCGGTCTATCTCGACCAGGGTCTCGAGGCTGCTGCCGAGCTGGTTCACCGGCTCTTCGATCCGCTGATCGAGAAGTCCTCGAACCTCGGCGCCGGCCTGGACTGGAAGACCAGCCTCCAGGAGCTGACCGCGACGGAGGGGCTCGGCGTGCCCGAGTACCTGGTCTCCGAGACCGGTCCCGACCACGAGAAGACCTTCACGGCTGCTGCCCGCGTCGGTGGTGTCGCGTACGGCACCGGCACCGGCCGCAGCAAGAAGGAAGCGGAGCAACAGGCGGCGGAAGCCGCCTGGCGCGCCATCCACGAGGCGGCGGAGGCTCGCGCAGCCGCCGCCGAAAAGGCCGAGGCCACGCAGAAGGCCGAAGCCGTGGACAAGGCGGAGGCTGGCAAGGCCGAAGCCGCGGAGCAGACCGGGGTCGAGACGACCGAGGCCGACGCCGCATCCTGA
- the mutM gene encoding bifunctional DNA-formamidopyrimidine glycosylase/DNA-(apurinic or apyrimidinic site) lyase, which translates to MPELPEVEVVRRGLAQWACGRTVADVQVLHPRAIRRHLAGPEDFAAQLAGRRLGVARRRGKYLWLPLETEGTAAPDRAVLAHLGMSGQLLVQPHEAPDEKHLRIRIRFDDTAGTELRFVDQRTFGGLSLHDTVPGDPEGLPDVIAHIARDPLDPAFDDEAFHAALRRRRTTLKRALLDQSLISGVGNIYADEALWRSRLHYDRPTATLTRPRSAELLTHIREVMNEALAVGGTSFDSLYVNVNGESGYFDRSLDAYGREDEPCRRCGTAMRRRPWMNRSSYFCPRCQRPPRPRAA; encoded by the coding sequence GTGCCCGAACTGCCCGAGGTCGAGGTCGTCCGGCGCGGACTGGCCCAGTGGGCCTGCGGCCGCACCGTGGCCGACGTCCAGGTGCTGCACCCCCGGGCGATCCGGCGCCACCTCGCCGGCCCCGAGGACTTCGCCGCCCAGCTGGCCGGCCGCCGCCTCGGAGTGGCCCGGCGGCGCGGCAAGTACCTCTGGCTGCCGCTGGAGACGGAGGGCACCGCGGCCCCCGACCGGGCGGTCCTCGCCCACCTCGGCATGAGCGGCCAGCTCCTCGTCCAGCCGCACGAGGCCCCCGACGAGAAGCACCTGCGCATCCGCATCCGGTTCGACGACACCGCCGGCACGGAGCTGCGCTTCGTCGACCAGCGCACCTTCGGCGGGCTCTCCCTGCACGACACGGTGCCCGGCGACCCCGAGGGGCTCCCCGACGTCATCGCACACATCGCCCGCGACCCGCTCGACCCCGCCTTCGACGACGAGGCCTTCCACGCCGCGCTGCGCCGGCGCCGTACGACGCTCAAGCGGGCCCTGCTCGACCAGTCGCTCATCAGCGGGGTCGGCAACATCTACGCCGACGAGGCGCTGTGGCGCTCCCGGCTGCACTACGACCGGCCCACCGCGACCCTGACCCGGCCGCGCAGCGCCGAGCTGCTCACGCACATCCGCGAGGTCATGAACGAGGCCCTCGCCGTCGGCGGCACCAGCTTCGACAGCCTCTACGTCAACGTGAACGGCGAGTCCGGCTACTTCGACCGCTCGCTGGACGCGTACGGGCGCGAGGACGAGCCGTGCCGCCGCTGCGGTACGGCCATGCGCCGCCGCCCCTGGATGAACCGCTCCAGCTACTTCTGCCCGCGCTGCCAGCGCCCTCCGCGCCCGCGCGCCGCGTAG
- a CDS encoding winged helix-turn-helix transcriptional regulator, whose product MDPDLPFDVFARSCPSRGTLEHVTGRWGALTVVALYECTLRFNELRRRVDGVSEKMLSQTLHALERDGLVHREAQPTNPPRVDYALTPLGQDVADRLLGLIGLLEERMPEILAAQEKYDAERRA is encoded by the coding sequence ATGGACCCGGACCTGCCCTTCGACGTGTTCGCCCGCTCCTGCCCCTCGCGCGGCACCCTCGAGCACGTCACGGGGCGATGGGGCGCGCTGACGGTCGTGGCCCTGTACGAGTGCACGCTGCGCTTCAACGAGCTGCGCCGCCGGGTCGACGGCGTGAGCGAGAAGATGCTGTCCCAGACGCTGCACGCGCTGGAGCGCGACGGCCTGGTGCACCGGGAGGCGCAGCCGACCAACCCGCCCCGCGTGGACTACGCGCTCACGCCGCTGGGTCAGGATGTCGCCGACCGCCTCCTGGGGCTGATCGGGCTGCTGGAGGAGCGCATGCCGGAGATCCTCGCGGCTCAGGAGAAGTACGACGCGGAGCGCCGGGCGTAA
- a CDS encoding flavodoxin family protein produces the protein MTAALPQPVVSVAYHSGFGHTAVLAEAVRDGAADTGATVHLVKVDEMTDAEWAQLDASDAIVFGSPTYMGTASAAFHAFAQQTSGRWADRAWQDKIAAGFTNSASKSGDKLATLQYFSLLGAQHGMHWVGLGLLPGWNSSVASENDLNRLGFFLGAAAQSNADQGTEGVHKADILTAEHLGARVAEAARVAVAGRAAL, from the coding sequence ATGACCGCCGCCCTGCCCCAGCCCGTCGTCTCCGTCGCCTACCACTCCGGCTTCGGCCACACCGCCGTCCTCGCCGAGGCCGTCCGCGACGGCGCCGCCGACACCGGCGCGACCGTCCACCTGGTCAAGGTCGACGAGATGACGGACGCCGAGTGGGCGCAGCTCGACGCGTCCGACGCGATCGTGTTCGGCTCGCCCACCTACATGGGCACCGCCAGCGCCGCCTTCCACGCCTTTGCCCAGCAGACCTCCGGCCGCTGGGCCGACCGTGCCTGGCAGGACAAGATCGCCGCAGGGTTCACCAACTCCGCCTCCAAGAGCGGCGACAAGCTGGCCACCCTGCAGTACTTCTCGCTCCTGGGCGCGCAGCACGGCATGCACTGGGTGGGCCTCGGCCTGCTGCCCGGCTGGAACAGCTCCGTGGCCTCCGAGAACGACCTCAACCGCCTCGGCTTCTTCCTCGGTGCGGCAGCGCAGAGCAACGCCGACCAGGGCACCGAGGGCGTCCACAAGGCGGACATCCTGACCGCCGAGCACCTCGGTGCGCGGGTGGCCGAGGCCGCCCGGGTCGCGGTCGCCGGCCGCGCCGCGCTCTGA
- a CDS encoding CAP domain-containing protein, with protein MGRHRRSAPRTAGSPVPAPPQAGRTSGASAPDPSDDPGATAGEWPPDPRRSRARPKTPVRTGLLGASAAMAMGVVAMTSGLFSGGGTLQLGNDGHGGGQVRTEEPPVTEFTRPDAGPSGRGQSHVSRNAERPPAPHGDTAVPVGAASSPSGPPAAPADGAPGPQGAGNGPGGEGGTGPGGGSGDAQAADAPGREGAAPAPDAQAQAQAQAQGRTRVADHAQPAGQEQQAADQASLYPSVARQLLVLVNQERAKAGLRPLKASARLTGLAQAFSDDMARRGFFNHTDPDGRTPWDRAAKHGIRNLGGENIARGHPDARAVMDAWMHSAGHRANILNRDYRTLGIGLNTSASGPWWTQDFGY; from the coding sequence ATGGGTCGCCACCGACGCTCTGCCCCCAGGACCGCAGGCAGCCCCGTCCCCGCTCCCCCGCAAGCCGGGAGGACGAGCGGCGCCTCCGCCCCCGACCCCTCCGACGATCCCGGCGCCACGGCCGGGGAATGGCCCCCTGATCCCCGGCGGTCGCGTGCCCGGCCGAAGACCCCGGTACGTACGGGGCTGCTGGGCGCGTCCGCCGCCATGGCCATGGGTGTGGTCGCGATGACCTCCGGCCTGTTCTCCGGCGGGGGCACCCTCCAGCTCGGCAACGACGGCCACGGCGGCGGGCAGGTGCGGACCGAAGAGCCGCCCGTCACCGAGTTCACGCGGCCCGACGCAGGGCCCTCCGGCCGCGGCCAGTCGCACGTGAGCCGCAACGCCGAACGGCCTCCCGCACCGCACGGGGACACCGCAGTGCCCGTCGGCGCCGCCTCCTCCCCGTCCGGCCCGCCGGCAGCACCTGCCGACGGGGCTCCGGGGCCGCAGGGAGCGGGCAACGGACCAGGCGGCGAAGGGGGTACGGGGCCGGGCGGCGGCTCCGGCGATGCGCAGGCCGCCGACGCTCCGGGCCGGGAAGGCGCAGCCCCGGCGCCCGATGCCCAAGCCCAGGCGCAAGCCCAGGCCCAGGGGCGGACCCGGGTCGCCGACCACGCGCAGCCCGCCGGGCAGGAACAGCAGGCGGCCGATCAGGCTTCTCTGTACCCGTCGGTGGCGCGGCAGTTGCTCGTCCTGGTCAATCAGGAGCGGGCCAAGGCGGGCCTCCGGCCGCTGAAGGCCAGCGCCCGGCTGACGGGGCTCGCCCAGGCGTTCAGCGACGACATGGCGCGGCGCGGATTCTTCAACCACACGGACCCGGACGGCCGCACGCCATGGGACCGGGCCGCCAAGCACGGCATCCGGAACCTCGGCGGGGAGAACATCGCCCGCGGCCACCCGGACGCCCGCGCCGTGATGGACGCCTGGATGCACAGCGCGGGCCACCGGGCGAACATCCTCAACCGCGACTACCGCACCCTGGGGATCGGGCTGAACACCAGCGCGAGCGGCCCTTGGTGGACGCAGGACTTCGGTTACTGA
- a CDS encoding acylphosphatase, whose translation MNENVRLTAWVRGHVQGVGFRWFTRENALRIGALAGFASNLADGRVQVVAEGPREGCELLLDWLRAGDTPGRVEGVTEIWGDPRGGYDGFEIR comes from the coding sequence ATGAACGAGAATGTCCGTCTCACGGCGTGGGTCCGTGGACATGTGCAAGGTGTCGGCTTCCGGTGGTTCACGCGGGAGAACGCTTTGCGCATCGGAGCACTCGCCGGCTTCGCGTCGAATCTGGCCGACGGAAGGGTCCAGGTCGTCGCGGAGGGCCCGCGCGAGGGGTGCGAACTTCTGCTCGATTGGCTGCGGGCGGGCGACACGCCCGGGCGGGTGGAAGGTGTCACCGAGATCTGGGGTGACCCGCGGGGCGGTTATGACGGGTTCGAGATCCGCTGA